One Amorphoplanes digitatis genomic window carries:
- a CDS encoding aroma-sacti cluster domain-containing protein — MSEHRWTLDDLEAYGFDVSTLPVEQQEVLRDLTEAELSMLADIRARLDEVGPEVSAHSEIAGAALF, encoded by the coding sequence ATGAGCGAGCACCGTTGGACCCTGGACGACCTCGAGGCGTACGGCTTCGACGTCAGCACGCTGCCCGTCGAGCAGCAGGAGGTGCTGCGCGACCTCACCGAGGCCGAACTGTCCATGCTGGCCGACATCCGCGCCCGCCTCGACGAGGTCGGCCCGGAGGTCAGCGCGCACAGCGAGATCGCCGGCGCGGCCCTGTTCTGA
- a CDS encoding iron-containing redox enzyme family protein: MPIADLLSLAAPAVHAATGELWHAPGLAERYPRYLIAMHGVIRASVPLMELAARRCAERGDRDPVAGPLGRYLVAHAAEEAEHDEWLLEDLALLGYDPAGVRDALPPAEVARLVGPQYYWIEHYHPVALLGYIAVLEGNAPAAWLADLIVAGAGVPEGSVRTVDAHASLDTAHADEVFTLIDTLPLTAAQRTAVTVSSLSTCDALLRVFDAITARNGDRR, encoded by the coding sequence GTGCCGATCGCCGACCTGCTGAGCCTCGCCGCGCCCGCCGTGCACGCCGCCACCGGCGAGCTGTGGCACGCGCCCGGGCTGGCCGAGCGCTACCCCCGCTACCTGATCGCGATGCACGGCGTCATCCGCGCCTCGGTGCCGCTGATGGAGCTGGCCGCGCGCCGCTGCGCCGAGCGGGGCGACCGCGACCCGGTCGCCGGGCCGCTCGGCCGGTACCTCGTCGCGCACGCCGCCGAGGAGGCCGAGCACGACGAGTGGCTGCTGGAGGACCTGGCCCTGCTCGGGTACGACCCCGCGGGCGTCCGCGACGCCCTGCCGCCGGCGGAGGTCGCCCGGCTGGTCGGGCCGCAGTACTACTGGATCGAGCACTACCACCCGGTCGCCCTGCTCGGCTACATCGCCGTGCTGGAGGGCAACGCACCCGCGGCCTGGCTGGCGGACCTGATCGTGGCCGGCGCCGGCGTGCCAGAGGGCTCGGTCCGCACCGTCGACGCGCACGCGAGCCTCGACACGGCGCACGCCGACGAGGTCTTCACCCTGATCGACACGCTGCCGCTGACCGCCGCGCAGCGCACCGCGGTCACGGTCAGCTCCCTGTCCACCTGCGACGCCCTGTTGCGGGTGTTCGACGCCATCACAGCGCGGAATGGAGACCGGCGATGA